One genomic region from Leifsonia poae encodes:
- the dapD gene encoding 2,3,4,5-tetrahydropyridine-2,6-dicarboxylate N-succinyltransferase, with protein MPSDVSSESAAPAPSLRQAWGYGLATVAGDGTVLDTWFPEPKLGGLPAGRDRWIAPAEFEALAGDDPRRNVRIDVVTVDIDLDAAPASTPDAYLRLHLLSHLLVAPNTVNLDGIFGHLPIVTWTNAGPVHPADFDRLRPQLQRAGIHVTGIDKFPRLLDYVTPDRVRIADASRVRLGAHLSPGTTVMHEGFVNFNAGTLGTSMIEGRVSQGVVVGDGSDIGGGASIMGTLSGGGTQRVAIGERALLGANSGIGISIGDDSVVEAGLYVTAGTKVVVVGGTPTADGRPQTVKAVELSGVPGLLFRRNSLTGAVEVLPRSGGIELNAALHA; from the coding sequence ATGCCCTCCGACGTTTCCTCCGAATCCGCCGCGCCCGCCCCCTCCCTCCGCCAGGCCTGGGGCTACGGACTCGCGACCGTCGCCGGCGACGGCACCGTGCTCGACACCTGGTTCCCGGAGCCGAAGCTCGGCGGGCTGCCCGCCGGCCGCGACCGTTGGATCGCCCCCGCGGAGTTCGAGGCGCTCGCCGGCGACGATCCGCGCCGCAATGTGCGCATCGACGTCGTGACCGTCGACATCGACCTGGACGCCGCTCCCGCATCCACCCCGGACGCCTACCTGCGTCTCCACCTGCTCTCCCACCTGCTCGTCGCGCCGAACACCGTCAACCTCGACGGCATCTTCGGGCACCTGCCGATCGTCACCTGGACCAATGCAGGACCGGTGCATCCGGCCGACTTCGACCGGTTGCGCCCGCAGCTGCAGCGTGCCGGCATCCACGTCACCGGCATCGACAAGTTCCCGCGCCTGCTCGACTACGTCACGCCCGACCGAGTGCGCATCGCCGATGCCTCGCGCGTGCGTCTGGGCGCCCACCTCTCGCCCGGCACCACGGTGATGCACGAAGGCTTCGTCAACTTCAATGCCGGCACTCTCGGCACGTCGATGATCGAGGGACGCGTCTCGCAGGGCGTCGTCGTCGGCGACGGCTCCGACATCGGCGGCGGCGCCTCCATCATGGGTACGCTCTCGGGCGGGGGCACCCAGCGCGTCGCCATCGGCGAGCGGGCCCTGCTCGGCGCGAACTCCGGCATCGGCATCTCGATCGGCGACGACTCTGTCGTCGAGGCCGGGCTCTACGTGACAGCGGGCACCAAGGTCGTCGTGGTCGGCGGAACCCCCACGGCCGATGGTCGCCCGCAGACGGTGAAAGCCGTGGAACTCTCCGGCGTTCCCGGCCTGCTGTTCCGCCGCAACTCACTCACGGGCGCTGTCGAGGTGCTGCCGCGTTCGGGCGGCATCGAGCTGAACGCTGCCCTGCACGCCTGA
- the dapE gene encoding succinyl-diaminopimelate desuccinylase, with the protein MPLDLSASSIDLTRQICDIESVSGDEGGLADAIEAALVDCDHLEIVRDGDTVVARTDLGRDRRVVIAGHIDTVPVNGNLPTRFETEDGVDYLWGRGTVDMKAGTAVQLKLAAELTDPTVDITWMWYDHEEVSADLNGLGRLARNRPDLFVGDFAILGEPSNGVVEGGCNGNLRVEVRTFGRRAHSARGWVGENAIHKAAPILEILAAYTAREVEVDGLVYREGLNAVGISGGVAGNIIPDECMVHINYRFAPSRSAEEAIEHMRELFGEYEIAVVDRADGARPGLDAPLAQEFLAAVGGEAKPKYGWTDVARFSALGIPAVNYGPGDPLKAHADDERVPVAQITAVEAGLRAWLSGVGRG; encoded by the coding sequence GTGCCTCTCGACCTCAGTGCCTCCTCGATCGACCTCACCCGCCAGATCTGCGACATCGAGTCGGTGTCCGGAGATGAGGGGGGCTTGGCCGACGCCATCGAGGCCGCGCTCGTCGACTGCGACCATCTCGAGATCGTGCGCGACGGCGACACGGTCGTCGCCCGCACCGACCTCGGCCGGGATCGTCGGGTCGTGATCGCGGGCCACATCGACACCGTGCCGGTCAACGGCAATCTGCCGACGCGATTCGAGACCGAAGACGGCGTCGACTACCTGTGGGGTCGCGGCACCGTCGACATGAAGGCGGGAACGGCGGTTCAGCTCAAACTGGCCGCCGAGCTCACCGATCCGACGGTCGACATCACGTGGATGTGGTACGACCATGAGGAGGTCTCGGCCGACCTGAACGGTCTCGGCCGGCTCGCCCGCAACCGTCCCGACCTGTTCGTCGGCGACTTCGCCATCCTCGGCGAACCGAGCAACGGTGTGGTCGAGGGCGGATGCAACGGCAACCTCCGGGTCGAGGTCCGTACCTTCGGGCGCCGTGCGCATTCGGCACGCGGCTGGGTGGGCGAGAACGCCATTCACAAAGCCGCGCCCATCCTCGAGATCCTGGCGGCGTATACGGCGCGCGAGGTGGAGGTCGACGGTCTGGTCTATCGCGAGGGACTCAATGCGGTCGGCATCTCCGGGGGAGTCGCCGGGAACATCATCCCCGACGAGTGCATGGTGCACATCAACTACCGATTCGCGCCCAGCAGAAGCGCCGAGGAAGCCATCGAGCACATGCGCGAGCTGTTCGGCGAGTACGAGATCGCCGTCGTCGACCGCGCGGACGGGGCGCGGCCGGGCCTCGACGCCCCGCTCGCGCAGGAGTTCCTCGCGGCTGTCGGCGGTGAGGCGAAACCCAAGTACGGCTGGACCGACGTCGCGCGTTTTTCGGCGCTCGGCATCCCGGCGGTCAACTACGGCCCGGGCGATCCGCTGAAGGCGCACGCCGACGACGAACGGGTGCCTGTCGCCCAGATCACCGCCGTCGAAGCGGGTCTGCGTGCCTGGCTCTCCGGTGTCGGCCGGGGCTGA
- a CDS encoding O-methyltransferase: MSDKDSNWKFADDVIVENEVIARARQQSLELGIDPIAASVGAQAAVVVAATAAESIVEIGTGAGVSGLWLLTGGTRAQLTSIDSELEHQQHARGFFTEAGISANRVRLITGRALEVLPRMNENSYDIVFIDADPQSVIEYVEHGLRLARPGGTVLVAHALWKGRVSDPAQRDDVATGFRTLITETAASGAVLSALSLAGDGLLQITKLSD; the protein is encoded by the coding sequence GTGTCAGACAAAGATTCGAACTGGAAGTTCGCCGACGATGTGATCGTCGAGAACGAGGTCATCGCTCGAGCCCGACAGCAGTCGCTCGAGCTCGGTATCGATCCGATCGCGGCGAGTGTCGGCGCGCAGGCCGCCGTCGTCGTCGCTGCCACTGCGGCCGAGAGCATCGTGGAGATCGGCACAGGTGCCGGCGTCTCCGGCCTCTGGCTGCTCACCGGCGGCACTCGCGCCCAGCTCACGTCCATCGATTCGGAGCTGGAGCACCAGCAGCACGCGCGAGGATTCTTCACCGAGGCCGGCATCTCTGCCAACCGGGTGCGCCTCATCACCGGTCGCGCATTGGAGGTGTTGCCCCGGATGAACGAGAACTCGTACGACATCGTCTTCATCGACGCAGACCCGCAATCGGTCATCGAATATGTGGAACACGGCCTGCGTCTGGCCCGCCCCGGTGGAACCGTCCTCGTCGCGCACGCGCTCTGGAAGGGGCGCGTCTCCGATCCGGCCCAGCGCGACGACGTCGCAACCGGGTTCCGCACCCTGATCACCGAGACGGCTGCCTCCGGCGCCGTCCTCAGCGCCCTGTCGCTCGCCGGCGACGGGCTGCTCCAGATCACGAAACTCAGCGACTAG
- a CDS encoding pyridoxal phosphate-dependent decarboxylase family protein, translating to MVAFDSAAILARLAALRAGDAPTHGGHVLSYVYDSGVADVDELAAQAVRLVQPVNGLDPTTFTSVAVMEREVIGFARELLHGGDDVVGSVTTGGTESCLLAVKTARDVWRASGGVGRARLVAPVTVHAAFHKAAHYFDLELDLVPVDAATGAVDPVALIARLGLDVALAVVSAPSYPFAVLDPVEAVAEACEAAGIACHVDACIGGWILPFWRRADGAPLPLWDLRVPGVTSISADLHKFGYAPKGASVLLQRGRDRQRAQYFATTGWPGYPVVNATMLGSKSAGALAASWAIVQALGARGFAELAGSCVRATSAIADIIADIDGLRLVGDPVGPLLAVTTDDDVPADRQVDPHHWADQARKRGWLLQLQPGLVQSDGTRLPHTTHLTITPVTEERIDELETALRASADAVRGRPRADATAVLVGLPPELAQAPLTSDTAAAVLQSIGLGGSTDSTGARLPDEMAPFLALIEALPRPLTERLLTELLARIVEPPAD from the coding sequence ATGGTCGCCTTTGATTCCGCTGCCATTCTCGCTCGGCTCGCCGCACTGAGGGCGGGGGACGCCCCCACCCACGGCGGCCATGTGCTCAGCTACGTCTACGACTCCGGCGTCGCCGACGTCGACGAGCTGGCGGCGCAGGCCGTGCGGCTGGTGCAGCCGGTGAACGGGCTCGACCCGACCACCTTCACATCGGTCGCGGTGATGGAACGCGAGGTGATCGGGTTCGCCCGCGAGCTCCTCCACGGCGGCGACGATGTCGTCGGCTCCGTGACCACCGGCGGAACAGAGTCGTGCTTGCTGGCCGTGAAGACGGCTCGGGATGTGTGGCGTGCGTCGGGCGGCGTCGGGCGAGCCCGTCTCGTGGCGCCGGTGACCGTGCACGCGGCGTTCCACAAGGCCGCGCACTATTTCGACCTGGAACTCGACCTGGTTCCCGTCGACGCCGCAACCGGCGCCGTGGACCCTGTTGCGCTGATCGCCCGCCTGGGGCTGGATGTGGCGCTCGCAGTGGTCTCGGCACCTTCGTACCCGTTCGCCGTGCTCGACCCGGTGGAGGCCGTCGCCGAGGCGTGCGAGGCCGCCGGCATCGCATGTCACGTCGACGCGTGCATCGGCGGGTGGATCCTGCCGTTCTGGCGTCGAGCCGACGGCGCACCGCTTCCCCTCTGGGACCTGAGGGTTCCAGGCGTGACGAGCATCTCGGCCGACCTGCACAAGTTCGGCTACGCGCCGAAGGGTGCGAGCGTCCTTCTCCAGCGGGGTCGCGACCGGCAGCGGGCTCAGTACTTCGCGACGACGGGCTGGCCGGGCTATCCGGTGGTGAACGCCACGATGCTCGGCTCGAAGTCCGCCGGAGCACTCGCGGCATCGTGGGCGATCGTGCAGGCGCTCGGCGCACGAGGTTTCGCAGAACTCGCCGGGTCGTGCGTTCGTGCGACGAGCGCGATCGCCGACATCATCGCCGACATCGACGGTTTGCGGCTGGTGGGAGACCCGGTGGGGCCCCTGCTGGCGGTCACGACCGATGACGATGTGCCCGCCGACAGGCAGGTCGACCCGCACCACTGGGCCGACCAGGCGCGCAAGCGCGGCTGGCTGCTGCAATTGCAACCGGGGCTCGTTCAGTCGGACGGGACACGGCTGCCGCACACGACCCACCTCACGATCACTCCCGTCACGGAGGAGAGGATCGACGAGCTCGAGACCGCGCTCCGCGCGTCCGCCGACGCCGTTCGGGGTCGTCCGCGTGCCGATGCGACGGCGGTGCTCGTCGGTCTGCCACCGGAACTCGCGCAAGCTCCGCTCACCTCCGACACGGCCGCGGCCGTTCTTCAGTCCATCGGCCTCGGCGGTTCCACGGACAGCACGGGTGCGCGCCTACCCGACGAGATGGCGCCGTTCCTCGCCCTGATCGAGGCGCTGCCCCGGCCCCTCACCGAGCGGCTGCTCACCGAGCTCCTGGCGCGGATCGTCGAGCCGCCCGCCGACTGA
- a CDS encoding MFS transporter — MIATEPSLTRRTIARYAIGSLGTGGFSTLPGLVLVYYLTDTLGVAALVAGVVVTVAKIWDVVIDPVIGARSDRMLASRGSRRPMMILGAIALPVFFLVTFAVPLGTPVVASAVWVLLAFVLTATAFSLFQVPYIALPAELASGYDQRTRLLTWRVVVLTFAILLFGAGGPALRSLGGDDKFSGYFLMALVAGVVIGVGMLVSSFVAPRHAPGAVVLPKQGILVTLRTNYAAGVRVLRESQPFRALLLAFLLQGLATGVMLAGANYVATWVLHSEDAVTFLFVALIGPALIVTPLWGVVSRRIGKESGFAAASILFGVAALSMVVLLWAPGDWVYFPVALVGAGYAGMQSLPMAMLPDVISHDAARNGAGRAGTFGGMWTAGETTGMALGATVLTIVLAVTGYIARSATPAVTAAGETQPASAVAGIVLSFSLVPAVIVALSLIPLFRYRLRKEDIDGRL; from the coding sequence ATGATCGCAACGGAGCCCTCGCTCACCCGGCGAACGATCGCCCGCTATGCCATCGGTTCGCTCGGGACCGGCGGGTTCTCCACTCTTCCCGGGCTGGTGCTCGTCTACTATCTGACCGACACGCTGGGCGTCGCCGCCCTCGTGGCGGGTGTCGTCGTCACGGTGGCGAAGATCTGGGATGTGGTGATCGACCCGGTCATCGGCGCACGGTCGGATCGGATGCTCGCCAGTCGGGGGTCGAGGCGCCCCATGATGATCCTCGGGGCGATCGCCCTCCCTGTCTTCTTCCTCGTCACCTTCGCGGTTCCGCTCGGAACACCGGTTGTCGCCTCCGCTGTCTGGGTGCTGCTGGCGTTCGTGCTCACGGCGACGGCGTTCAGCCTGTTCCAGGTCCCGTACATCGCCCTGCCGGCCGAGCTCGCCTCCGGCTATGACCAGCGCACTCGCCTGCTCACCTGGCGCGTGGTGGTGCTGACCTTCGCGATCCTGCTGTTCGGCGCGGGCGGACCGGCCCTGCGCTCGCTCGGGGGCGACGACAAGTTCAGCGGATACTTCCTGATGGCCCTCGTCGCCGGCGTGGTGATCGGGGTCGGGATGCTGGTCTCCAGTTTCGTCGCCCCACGGCACGCCCCCGGCGCGGTCGTGCTGCCGAAGCAGGGCATCCTCGTCACCCTGCGCACCAACTACGCCGCCGGCGTGCGAGTACTGCGGGAGAGCCAGCCGTTCCGCGCCCTGCTGCTGGCGTTCCTGCTGCAGGGGTTGGCGACCGGCGTGATGCTGGCCGGGGCGAACTATGTCGCCACCTGGGTGCTGCACTCCGAGGACGCGGTGACCTTCCTCTTCGTCGCCCTCATCGGGCCGGCGCTGATCGTCACTCCGCTCTGGGGTGTCGTTTCGCGGCGGATCGGCAAGGAAAGCGGGTTCGCGGCCGCGAGCATCCTGTTCGGAGTCGCCGCCCTGTCGATGGTCGTCCTCCTCTGGGCCCCCGGCGACTGGGTGTACTTCCCGGTGGCGCTCGTCGGCGCCGGCTACGCCGGCATGCAGTCGCTGCCGATGGCGATGCTCCCGGACGTGATCTCCCACGACGCCGCCCGCAACGGCGCCGGCCGGGCGGGTACCTTCGGCGGCATGTGGACGGCGGGCGAGACCACAGGGATGGCGCTCGGCGCCACCGTTCTCACGATCGTGCTCGCCGTCACGGGCTACATCGCCCGTTCCGCGACCCCGGCGGTCACCGCCGCCGGGGAGACTCAGCCGGCCAGCGCGGTCGCCGGGATCGTGCTCAGTTTCAGCCTGGTGCCCGCGGTGATCGTGGCGCTCAGTCTCATCCCGTTGTTCCGTTATCGCTTGCGCAAGGAGGACATCGATGGTCGCCTTTGA
- a CDS encoding twin-arginine translocase TatA/TatE family subunit, which yields MFGLTFEKLLIIGVIAAFLIGPDRLPGYAAKLGQFARTLREFANGAKDRMREEMGPEFDEVDWKKLDPRQYDPRRIVREALLDDGATAAPVAVSTIKPVTESAYAQHKNKLRNGAVPPFDAEAT from the coding sequence GTGTTCGGATTGACCTTCGAGAAGCTGCTGATCATCGGTGTGATCGCTGCCTTTCTCATCGGACCGGACCGGCTGCCCGGCTACGCCGCGAAACTCGGTCAGTTCGCGCGCACCCTGCGCGAGTTCGCCAACGGGGCGAAAGACCGGATGCGCGAGGAGATGGGTCCCGAGTTCGACGAGGTCGACTGGAAGAAGCTCGACCCGCGTCAATACGATCCCCGCCGAATCGTTCGCGAAGCGCTCCTCGACGATGGGGCCACCGCTGCACCCGTCGCGGTCAGCACGATCAAACCCGTCACCGAGTCGGCGTATGCCCAGCACAAGAACAAATTGCGGAACGGGGCGGTTCCCCCGTTCGACGCCGAAGCCACCTAG
- a CDS encoding DUF3117 domain-containing protein has translation MAAMKPRTGDGPMEAVKEGRLIIVRVPLEGGGRLVVSVNDAEAKELHDALASVVTPS, from the coding sequence ATGGCGGCCATGAAGCCGAGGACCGGGGACGGGCCAATGGAGGCTGTGAAGGAGGGTCGGCTCATCATCGTTCGAGTGCCGCTCGAGGGTGGCGGACGACTCGTCGTCTCTGTCAACGACGCGGAGGCCAAAGAGCTTCACGATGCTCTTGCGAGCGTCGTGACTCCCTCCTAG
- a CDS encoding dihydrolipoamide acetyltransferase family protein: MTVVKDFALPDLGEGLTESELVNWHVAVGDEVRLNQIIAEVETAKALVELPSPWSGVVSALYVEPGVTVSVGERMIAFEVEGEPDAPPVPSVPAAAADLPEPNLVGYGAPAESGDRPHRRPRPGLAVAVEPVAVSASVSTAERPRATPPVRRLARERGVDLRALVGSGDRGVITRHDVEAVVTAGTATETATGTATGAAAAAAPVRERRFPIKGVRRLTAEAMVRSAFTAPHATVFLTVDVTPTSELLDRLRARREFADNRPGLLAIVAKALCLAIRRTPSVNARWEEATQEIVEFGYVNLGIAAATPRGLVVPTIPDAESLNLGELATAIRELAETARAGRTAPERLSGGTISITNVGVFGVDAGTPILTPGEAAILALGAVRRQPWEHRGEIALREVVTLALSFDHRVVDGEQAARFLADIGRILADPATTLAMV; this comes from the coding sequence ATGACCGTCGTCAAAGATTTCGCGTTGCCGGATCTCGGTGAGGGTCTCACCGAGTCGGAGCTGGTGAACTGGCATGTTGCGGTGGGCGACGAGGTGCGGCTCAACCAGATCATCGCCGAAGTGGAGACGGCGAAAGCCCTCGTCGAGCTCCCTTCGCCGTGGAGTGGGGTGGTCTCGGCTCTCTATGTCGAGCCGGGTGTCACCGTTTCGGTGGGGGAACGGATGATCGCGTTCGAGGTGGAGGGTGAACCGGATGCTCCTCCCGTGCCGTCCGTGCCCGCGGCGGCGGCCGACCTGCCTGAGCCGAACCTGGTGGGGTACGGCGCCCCGGCGGAGTCGGGTGACCGACCGCACCGCCGGCCGCGGCCCGGCCTCGCCGTCGCGGTGGAGCCTGTCGCCGTCTCCGCATCGGTGTCGACGGCGGAACGTCCGCGGGCCACTCCGCCGGTGCGCAGACTGGCGCGGGAGCGTGGCGTGGACCTCCGAGCGCTGGTCGGATCCGGCGACCGCGGTGTGATCACTCGGCACGATGTGGAGGCCGTCGTCACAGCCGGGACGGCCACCGAGACGGCCACCGGGACGGCTACCGGCGCGGCAGCCGCTGCTGCGCCGGTGCGAGAGCGCCGGTTCCCGATCAAGGGCGTTCGCCGGCTCACCGCCGAGGCGATGGTGCGCAGCGCGTTCACGGCGCCCCACGCCACGGTCTTCCTCACGGTGGACGTCACGCCGACGTCGGAGCTGCTCGACCGGCTGCGCGCGCGCCGCGAGTTCGCCGACAACCGTCCCGGCCTGCTCGCGATCGTGGCGAAGGCGCTATGCCTCGCGATACGCCGCACCCCTTCGGTCAACGCCCGATGGGAGGAGGCGACGCAAGAGATCGTGGAATTCGGGTATGTGAACCTCGGGATCGCCGCCGCGACGCCACGGGGACTCGTCGTGCCCACCATCCCTGACGCCGAATCGTTGAACCTGGGTGAGCTTGCGACGGCCATCCGCGAACTCGCCGAGACTGCGCGTGCCGGACGCACTGCGCCCGAACGCTTGAGCGGCGGCACCATCTCGATCACCAATGTCGGTGTGTTCGGGGTGGATGCTGGAACGCCGATCCTCACCCCCGGCGAGGCGGCCATTCTGGCGCTCGGCGCCGTGCGCCGTCAGCCGTGGGAGCATCGCGGCGAGATCGCATTGCGCGAAGTGGTCACACTCGCGCTCTCGTTCGACCATCGGGTCGTCGACGGTGAGCAGGCGGCCCGCTTCCTCGCCGACATCGGGCGCATCCTGGCCGATCCCGCGACCACGCTCGCGATGGTCTGA